The following coding sequences lie in one Pseudomonas svalbardensis genomic window:
- the rho gene encoding transcription termination factor Rho, whose protein sequence is MNLTELKQKPITELLELAEQMGIENMARSRKQDVIFSLLKKHAKSGEEISGDGVLEILQDGFGFLRSADASYLAGPDDIYVSPSQIRRFNLRTGDTIVGKIRPPKEGERYFALLKVDTINYDRPENAKNKILFENLTPLFPTVRMKMEAGNGSTEDLTGRVIDLCAPIGKGQRGLIVAPPKAGKTIMLQNIAANIARNNPEVHLIVLLIDERPEEVTEMQRTVRGEVVASTFDEPPTRHVQVAEMVIEKAKRLVEHKKDVVILLDSITRLARAYNTVIPSSGKVLTGGVDAHALEKPKRFFGAARNIEEGGSLTIIATALVETGSKMDEVIYEEFKGTGNMELPLDRRIAEKRVFPAININRSGTRREELLTADDELQRMWILRKLLHPMDEIAAIEFLVDKLKTTKTNDEFFLSMKRK, encoded by the coding sequence ATGAATCTGACTGAACTCAAGCAAAAGCCGATTACCGAACTGCTCGAATTGGCCGAACAGATGGGCATAGAAAATATGGCCCGTTCGCGCAAGCAGGACGTGATTTTCTCCCTGCTCAAAAAGCACGCTAAAAGCGGCGAGGAAATCTCCGGTGATGGCGTGCTGGAGATTCTCCAGGACGGCTTCGGCTTCCTTCGCTCCGCTGACGCTTCCTATCTCGCCGGCCCAGACGATATCTACGTCTCGCCGAGTCAGATCCGTCGCTTCAACTTGCGCACCGGTGACACCATCGTTGGCAAGATCCGTCCTCCAAAGGAAGGCGAGCGTTATTTCGCGCTGCTCAAGGTCGACACGATCAACTACGATCGTCCTGAGAACGCGAAAAACAAGATTCTCTTCGAGAACCTGACCCCGCTGTTCCCGACCGTGCGCATGAAGATGGAAGCCGGCAACGGTTCCACCGAAGACTTGACCGGTCGTGTCATCGACCTGTGCGCCCCGATCGGTAAAGGCCAGCGCGGTCTGATCGTTGCACCGCCGAAAGCCGGTAAAACCATCATGCTGCAGAACATCGCAGCGAACATCGCTCGTAATAACCCAGAAGTTCATCTGATCGTTTTGCTGATCGACGAACGTCCGGAAGAAGTAACCGAAATGCAGCGCACCGTGCGCGGCGAAGTGGTTGCCTCGACGTTCGACGAGCCGCCAACCCGCCACGTGCAGGTTGCCGAAATGGTGATCGAGAAGGCCAAGCGCCTGGTCGAACACAAGAAGGACGTGGTGATCCTGCTCGACTCCATCACCCGTCTGGCTCGCGCCTACAACACCGTGATCCCGAGCTCCGGCAAAGTACTCACCGGTGGTGTCGATGCTCACGCCCTGGAGAAACCGAAACGTTTCTTCGGCGCCGCGCGGAACATCGAAGAAGGCGGTTCGCTGACCATCATCGCCACCGCGCTGGTTGAAACCGGCTCGAAGATGGACGAAGTGATCTACGAAGAATTCAAAGGCACGGGCAACATGGAACTGCCGCTGGATCGCCGCATCGCTGAAAAACGTGTCTTCCCGGCCATCAACATCAACCGTTCCGGCACCCGCCGCGAAGAGTTGCTGACAGCCGACGACGAGTTGCAACGCATGTGGATTCTTCGCAAGCTGCTGCACCCGATGGACGAAATCGCTGCCATCGAGTTCCTGGTCGACAAGCTGAAAACGACCAAGACCAACGATGAGTTCTTCCTGTCGATGAAACGCAAGTAA
- the trxA gene encoding thioredoxin TrxA: MSSDLIKHVTDASFDVDVLKAEGAVLVDYWAEWCGPCKMIAPVLDEIAETYKGKLTVAKLNIDENQETPAKHGVRGIPTLMLFKNGNVEATKVGALSKSQLAAFLDANI; the protein is encoded by the coding sequence ATGAGCAGCGATCTTATTAAACACGTCACCGACGCTAGCTTCGACGTCGACGTCCTCAAGGCCGAAGGCGCTGTACTGGTCGACTACTGGGCTGAATGGTGCGGCCCTTGCAAAATGATCGCTCCTGTTCTGGACGAAATTGCTGAAACCTACAAAGGCAAGCTGACCGTTGCCAAACTGAACATCGACGAGAACCAGGAAACCCCGGCCAAGCACGGCGTGCGTGGTATCCCGACTCTGATGCTGTTCAAGAACGGCAACGTTGAAGCGACCAAGGTCGGCGCACTGTCGAAGTCGCAACTGGCTGCTTTCCTCGACGCCAACATCTAA
- a CDS encoding FadR/GntR family transcriptional regulator has product MNSIFRAVPEVALQAIRKLITEQGFGPGDALPSQRDLAVQLGVSRASLREALSSLSALGVISIQPGKGVFVQSPVDLPRGDAALSWPFAAQASPLDIFQLRYALEGFAAGLAAVTLSTHELDALEDNVAAMRIELKAGDFEAAARLDFEFHRRILLASGNQAMLSILTASADIFLESQKLPFIRAERAMETWQEHRKILRALARRASGAAQKAMHEHVRNAALRTGIAFVAPATS; this is encoded by the coding sequence ATGAACTCGATCTTTCGCGCCGTACCTGAAGTGGCGCTGCAAGCCATCCGTAAACTGATCACCGAGCAAGGTTTCGGGCCGGGCGATGCCTTGCCCTCGCAACGGGATTTGGCGGTGCAATTGGGGGTCAGTCGGGCGTCGCTACGCGAAGCGTTGTCGTCATTGAGTGCGTTGGGGGTGATCAGCATCCAGCCGGGCAAAGGCGTGTTCGTGCAGTCACCGGTTGATTTGCCGCGAGGTGATGCGGCGCTGAGTTGGCCATTTGCGGCACAAGCCTCGCCGCTGGACATCTTTCAGTTGCGCTATGCCCTGGAAGGCTTTGCGGCCGGTTTGGCGGCGGTGACCCTGAGTACTCACGAGCTCGATGCACTGGAAGATAACGTCGCCGCCATGCGCATCGAATTGAAGGCCGGCGACTTCGAGGCCGCGGCGAGACTGGATTTCGAGTTTCACCGGCGCATCCTGCTGGCGAGCGGCAATCAGGCGATGCTGAGCATTCTGACGGCCAGCGCTGACATCTTTCTAGAGAGCCAGAAACTACCGTTCATCCGGGCAGAGCGGGCCATGGAAACTTGGCAGGAACACCGCAAAATCCTCCGCGCACTGGCCCGGCGGGCGTCCGGGGCAGCGCAGAAGGCCATGCACGAACACGTGCGTAATGCGGCACTGCGCACCGGAATTGCCTTCGTCGCTCCCGCCACCTCGTGA
- a CDS encoding transporter substrate-binding domain-containing protein — protein sequence MTQRYSALIKALFASLMLSQAPAHADGLEDVVKRGVLKVAVPQDFPPFGSVGPDMKPRGLDIDTAKLLADQLKVKLELTPVNSTNRIPFLTTGKVDLVISSLGKNPEREKVIDFSRAYAPFYLAVFGPPDASIKGLDDLKGKTISVTRGAIEDIELTKVAPEGVTIKRFEDNNSTIAAYLAGQVDLIASGNVVMVTISERNPKRIPALKVKLKDSPVYVGVNKNEPALLDKVNQILATAKTDGALEKNSRTWLKEPLPADL from the coding sequence ATGACCCAGCGTTACAGCGCCCTGATCAAAGCACTGTTTGCCAGCCTGATGCTGAGCCAGGCGCCCGCCCACGCCGACGGTCTGGAGGATGTGGTCAAGCGCGGCGTCCTCAAGGTTGCCGTGCCTCAAGACTTCCCGCCCTTCGGTTCGGTCGGCCCGGACATGAAGCCGCGCGGCCTCGATATCGACACCGCCAAGCTGCTGGCCGACCAACTCAAGGTCAAACTCGAGCTGACGCCGGTCAATAGCACCAACCGCATTCCGTTCCTGACCACCGGCAAGGTCGATCTGGTGATCTCCAGCCTCGGCAAGAACCCCGAGCGCGAGAAGGTTATCGACTTCTCCCGTGCCTACGCGCCGTTCTACCTGGCAGTGTTCGGCCCGCCAGATGCGAGCATCAAAGGCCTGGACGACCTCAAGGGCAAAACCATCAGCGTCACCCGTGGTGCCATCGAAGACATTGAGCTGACGAAAGTCGCGCCCGAAGGCGTGACCATCAAGCGCTTCGAAGACAACAACTCGACCATCGCCGCTTACCTCGCCGGGCAAGTCGACCTGATCGCCAGCGGCAACGTGGTGATGGTGACCATCAGCGAGCGCAACCCGAAGCGTATTCCGGCGCTGAAAGTGAAGCTCAAGGATTCGCCGGTCTACGTCGGCGTGAACAAAAACGAGCCGGCGCTGCTGGACAAGGTCAACCAGATCCTCGCCACCGCCAAGACCGACGGCGCGCTGGAAAAGAACTCCCGAACCTGGCTCAAAGAGCCGCTGCCGGCTGATCTCTGA
- a CDS encoding amino acid ABC transporter permease, with the protein MAYQFGFIPVVQNTDLLLRGALFTLELTAIGAVLGVGLGIVGALVRAWNIRPFASIFGVYVELIRNTPFLVQLFFIFFGLPSLDVQISEWQAAVLAMVINLGAYSTEIIRAGIQAIPRGQLEAAAALAMTRFEAFRHVVLLPALGKVWPALSSQIIIVMLGSAVCSQIATEELSFAANFIQSRNFRAFETYALTTLLYLCMALMIRQLLNWIGRRFIARSSARTSQ; encoded by the coding sequence ATGGCTTATCAGTTCGGTTTCATACCGGTGGTGCAAAACACAGACCTGCTGCTGCGCGGTGCGCTGTTCACCCTTGAACTGACAGCCATCGGCGCTGTGCTCGGGGTGGGTCTAGGCATCGTCGGAGCGCTGGTGCGAGCGTGGAACATCCGCCCGTTCGCCAGCATTTTCGGGGTCTACGTCGAGTTGATCCGCAACACGCCGTTTCTGGTGCAGTTGTTTTTCATCTTCTTCGGCCTGCCGTCACTGGATGTGCAGATTTCGGAATGGCAGGCGGCGGTGCTGGCGATGGTGATCAACCTGGGCGCCTATTCCACCGAGATCATCCGCGCCGGCATTCAAGCAATCCCTCGAGGACAGCTTGAAGCCGCAGCGGCGCTGGCAATGACGCGTTTCGAAGCCTTTCGCCACGTGGTGCTGCTGCCGGCGCTGGGCAAGGTCTGGCCGGCGCTGAGCAGCCAGATCATCATCGTGATGCTGGGTTCGGCGGTCTGCTCGCAAATCGCCACCGAAGAGCTGAGCTTCGCCGCCAACTTCATTCAGTCGCGCAACTTCCGCGCCTTTGAAACCTACGCCCTGACCACGCTGCTCTACCTGTGCATGGCGCTAATGATCCGCCAGTTACTGAACTGGATCGGCCGCCGGTTTATAGCAAGAAGCAGCGCAAGGACCAGCCAATGA
- a CDS encoding amino acid ABC transporter permease has translation MSDFTFWDVVRNLLTGLQWTLALSLLAFIGGGLIGLLIMVMRISKQSLPRSFARTYIELFQGTPLLMQLFLVFFGVALAGVEISPWMAAAIALTLFTSAYLAEIWRGCVESIPNGQWEASSSLALNPLEQLRYVILPQALRIAVAPTVGFSVQVVKGTAVTSIIGFTELTKTGGMLANATFEPFMVYGLVALGYFLLCYPLSLSARYLERRLHASA, from the coding sequence ATGAGCGATTTCACGTTCTGGGACGTCGTACGCAACCTGCTCACAGGCCTGCAATGGACCCTGGCGCTGTCGCTGCTGGCATTTATCGGTGGCGGACTGATCGGCTTGCTGATCATGGTCATGCGCATCTCGAAACAATCCCTGCCCCGCAGCTTCGCCCGCACCTATATCGAACTGTTCCAGGGCACGCCGCTGTTGATGCAGCTGTTTCTGGTGTTCTTCGGTGTGGCGTTGGCCGGGGTGGAGATTTCGCCGTGGATGGCCGCGGCCATTGCCCTGACGCTGTTCACCAGCGCCTACCTGGCGGAGATCTGGCGTGGTTGCGTCGAATCGATCCCCAACGGCCAGTGGGAAGCGTCATCAAGCCTGGCTCTCAATCCTCTGGAGCAACTGCGCTACGTGATCCTGCCGCAAGCGCTGCGGATCGCCGTGGCACCGACCGTGGGCTTCTCGGTGCAGGTGGTCAAAGGCACCGCCGTCACCTCGATCATCGGCTTCACCGAATTGACCAAGACCGGCGGCATGCTCGCCAACGCGACCTTCGAACCGTTCATGGTCTACGGCCTCGTGGCCCTCGGTTACTTCCTGCTCTGCTACCCCTTGTCCCTCAGTGCGCGCTACCTGGAAAGGAGACTGCATGCCTCTGCTTAG
- a CDS encoding amino acid ABC transporter ATP-binding protein translates to MPLLRISALHKYYGDHHVLRGIDLSVEEGQVVAIIGRSGSGKSTLLRTLNGLESINDGVIEVDGEYLDAARADLRSLRQKVGMVFQQFNLFPHLTVGENVMLAPQVVQKVPKAKAAELAREMLERVGLGEKFDAFPDRLSGGQQQRVAIARALAMSPKVLLCDEITSALDPELVNEVLSVVRKLAKEGMTLIMVTHEMRFAREVGDKLVFMHQGKVHEVGDPKVLFANPQTAELANFIGTVEAAG, encoded by the coding sequence ATGCCTCTGCTTAGAATTTCGGCCCTGCATAAATATTACGGTGACCACCATGTACTCAGAGGCATCGACCTGAGTGTCGAGGAAGGCCAGGTCGTGGCGATCATCGGCCGCAGCGGCTCGGGAAAATCCACGTTACTGCGCACCCTCAATGGCCTGGAATCGATCAACGACGGCGTGATTGAAGTCGACGGCGAATACCTCGACGCCGCCCGTGCCGATCTGCGCAGCTTGCGACAGAAAGTCGGGATGGTGTTTCAACAGTTCAACCTGTTTCCGCACCTGACGGTCGGCGAGAACGTGATGCTCGCGCCGCAAGTGGTGCAGAAAGTGCCAAAAGCCAAAGCGGCGGAACTGGCGCGGGAGATGCTGGAGCGGGTCGGGCTGGGGGAAAAATTCGATGCCTTCCCGGATCGGTTGTCTGGCGGGCAGCAACAGCGGGTGGCGATTGCCCGGGCGCTGGCGATGTCGCCGAAGGTCTTGCTGTGCGATGAGATTACCTCGGCGCTGGACCCGGAATTGGTGAACGAAGTGCTGAGCGTGGTCCGGAAACTGGCCAAGGAAGGGATGACGTTGATTATGGTCACCCATGAGATGCGTTTTGCCCGGGAGGTTGGGGATAAGTTGGTGTTCATGCATCAGGGCAAGGTGCATGAGGTCGGGGATCCGAAAGTGTTGTTTGCCAATCCGCAGACCGCGGAGTTGGCGAATTTCATTGGCACAGTTGAAGCGGCGGGCTGA
- the ppx gene encoding exopolyphosphatase: MPQSQAKNLSLIAAIDLGSNSFHMVVAKAQNGEIRILERLGEKVQLAAGIDDERQLSEESMQRGLDCLKRFAQLINGMPPGAVRIVGTNALREARNRAEFIHRAEEILGHPVEVISGREEARLIYLGVSHTLADTPGKRLVADIGGGSTEFIIGQRFEPLLRESLQMGCVSYTQRYFKDGKITPARYAQAYTAARLEIMSIEHALHRLTWDEAIGSSGTIRAIGLALKAGGHGTGEVNAQGLAWLKRKLIKLGDVEKIDFEGIKPDRRAIFPAGLAILEAIFDALELQRMDHCEGALREGVLYDLLGRHHHEDVRERTLSSLMERYHVDLEQAARVERKALHAFDQVAEDWDLDDGVWRELLGWAAKVHEVGLDIAHYHYHKHGAYLIEHSDLAGFSREDQLMLALLVRGHRRNIPRDKFADFGDEGIKLIRLCVLLRFAILFHHIRGTQEMPQVVLQANGDSLDVLFPENWLDENQLTQADFGLEAEWLTRVGFVLNVR; this comes from the coding sequence ATGCCGCAATCCCAAGCCAAGAATCTGTCCCTGATCGCCGCAATCGACCTGGGCTCCAACAGCTTTCACATGGTCGTGGCCAAGGCCCAGAACGGCGAAATCCGTATTCTCGAACGACTCGGGGAGAAGGTTCAGCTGGCCGCCGGCATCGACGATGAGCGCCAGCTCAGTGAAGAATCCATGCAACGCGGGCTTGATTGCCTGAAGCGTTTTGCCCAACTGATCAACGGTATGCCGCCCGGCGCCGTGCGGATCGTCGGCACCAACGCCCTGCGTGAAGCCCGTAACCGTGCCGAGTTCATCCACCGCGCCGAAGAAATTCTCGGCCACCCGGTGGAAGTCATCTCCGGCCGTGAAGAAGCGCGTCTGATCTACCTCGGCGTTTCCCATACCCTCGCCGACACTCCTGGCAAACGCCTGGTGGCCGACATCGGCGGCGGCAGTACCGAATTCATCATCGGCCAGCGCTTTGAACCACTGCTGCGCGAAAGCCTGCAAATGGGCTGCGTCAGCTACACCCAGCGCTATTTCAAGGACGGCAAGATCACCCCGGCCCGCTACGCCCAGGCGTACACGGCGGCGCGGCTGGAGATCATGAGCATCGAACACGCACTGCATCGCCTGACCTGGGATGAAGCCATCGGCTCCTCGGGCACCATTCGCGCCATCGGCCTGGCGCTGAAGGCCGGCGGTCATGGCACGGGCGAGGTTAACGCCCAAGGCCTGGCCTGGCTCAAGCGCAAGCTGATCAAGCTCGGCGACGTCGAGAAGATCGACTTCGAAGGCATCAAGCCTGACCGCCGGGCGATCTTCCCTGCGGGCCTGGCGATTCTCGAAGCGATCTTCGACGCACTCGAACTGCAACGCATGGACCACTGTGAAGGCGCCCTGCGCGAAGGCGTGCTCTATGATCTGTTGGGCCGTCATCATCACGAAGACGTCCGTGAGCGCACCCTCAGCTCGTTGATGGAGCGTTATCACGTCGATCTGGAACAAGCGGCGCGGGTTGAGCGCAAGGCGTTGCATGCCTTCGATCAAGTGGCTGAGGATTGGGATCTGGATGACGGCGTATGGCGCGAACTGCTGGGCTGGGCCGCCAAGGTCCATGAAGTGGGCCTGGACATCGCCCACTATCACTACCACAAGCATGGCGCTTACCTGATCGAGCACTCGGACCTGGCCGGGTTCTCCCGCGAAGACCAACTGATGCTCGCGCTATTGGTGCGTGGCCACCGACGCAATATCCCCCGGGACAAGTTTGCCGACTTCGGCGATGAAGGCATCAAGCTGATTCGCCTGTGCGTGTTGCTGCGCTTTGCGATTCTGTTCCATCACATCCGCGGCACCCAGGAAATGCCTCAGGTTGTGCTGCAGGCCAATGGCGACAGCCTGGATGTGTTGTTCCCGGAAAACTGGCTGGACGAAAACCAGCTGACCCAGGCTGACTTCGGTCTGGAAGCGGAGTGGCTGACCCGCGTCGGCTTCGTGCTCAACGTTCGCTGA
- the ppk1 gene encoding polyphosphate kinase 1, translated as MNTEGLTEVAVKDAQPVVEQIAETPPELEPAAPAVVAEPAIAAPAIAIPGLDDSSLYIHRELSQLQFNIRVLEQALDESYPLLERLKFLLIFSSNLDEFFEIRVAGLKKQITFAREQAGADGLQPHQALARISELVHGHVDRQYAILNDILLPELEKHQVRFIRRRHWTTKIKTWVRRYFRDEIAPIITPIGLDPTHPFPLLVNKSLNFIVELEGIDAFGRDSGLAIIPAPRLLPRVIKLPEEVGGSGDNYVFLSSMIHAHADDLFQGMKVKGCYQFRLTRNADLSVDTEDVEDLARALRGELFSRRYGDAVRLEVADTCPKHLSDYLLKQFNLHETELYQVNGPVNLTRLFSITGLDSQRALQYMPFTPQIPKLLQNSENIFSVISKQDILLLHPFESFTPVVDLLRQAAKDPHVLAVRQTLYRSGANSEIVDALVDAARNGKEVTAVIELRARFDEESNLQLASRLQAAGAVVIYGVVGFKTHAKMMLILRREAGEIVRYAHLGTGNYHAANARLYTDYSLLTSDDALCEDVGKLFSQLIGMGKTLRMKKLLHAPFTLKKGMLDMIARETQFALDGKPAHIIAKFNSLTDPKIIRALYKASQSGVRIDLVVRGMCCLRPGIAGVSHNIHVRSIIGRFLEHTRVFYFLNGGEEQMFLSSADWMERNLDKRVETCFPVEGKKLILRVKKELELYLTDNTHSWSLQADGRYIRNTPTGNQNPRSAQATLLERLGSPILTVR; from the coding sequence ATGAATACCGAAGGACTCACTGAAGTTGCCGTAAAAGATGCTCAACCTGTGGTGGAGCAAATCGCCGAAACCCCGCCGGAACTGGAGCCTGCTGCTCCCGCTGTGGTGGCCGAGCCCGCAATAGCGGCGCCAGCGATTGCCATTCCCGGCCTGGATGACAGCAGCTTGTACATCCATCGCGAGCTCTCGCAACTGCAGTTCAACATCCGCGTGCTGGAGCAGGCGCTGGATGAGTCCTACCCGTTGCTGGAGCGGCTGAAGTTTCTGCTGATCTTCTCCAGCAACCTGGACGAGTTCTTCGAGATTCGTGTAGCCGGTCTGAAGAAGCAGATCACCTTCGCCCGTGAACAGGCCGGCGCCGATGGCCTGCAACCGCACCAGGCCCTGGCCCGCATCAGCGAACTGGTGCACGGTCACGTCGACCGCCAGTACGCGATCCTAAACGACATTCTGTTGCCGGAGCTGGAAAAGCATCAGGTCCGCTTCATCCGCCGGCGTCACTGGACCACCAAGATCAAAACCTGGGTGCGCCGCTATTTCCGCGACGAGATCGCGCCGATCATTACCCCGATTGGCCTCGACCCGACGCACCCGTTCCCATTGCTGGTCAACAAGAGCCTGAACTTCATCGTCGAGCTCGAAGGTATCGACGCCTTCGGCCGCGATTCCGGTTTGGCGATCATTCCGGCGCCACGTCTGTTGCCGCGCGTCATCAAGTTGCCGGAAGAAGTGGGCGGCTCTGGCGACAACTATGTGTTCCTGTCGTCGATGATCCACGCTCACGCCGATGACTTGTTCCAGGGCATGAAGGTCAAGGGCTGCTACCAGTTCCGTCTGACCCGTAACGCCGACCTTTCCGTCGACACCGAAGATGTAGAAGACCTGGCCCGCGCCCTGCGCGGCGAGTTGTTCTCCCGTCGCTACGGTGACGCGGTGCGTCTGGAAGTGGCCGACACGTGCCCGAAACACCTGTCCGACTACTTGCTCAAGCAGTTCAACCTGCACGAAACCGAGCTGTATCAGGTCAACGGTCCGGTCAACCTGACTCGCCTGTTCAGCATCACCGGCCTGGACAGTCAGCGCGCGCTGCAATACATGCCGTTCACGCCGCAGATCCCGAAACTGCTGCAGAACAGCGAGAACATTTTCAGTGTGATCAGCAAGCAGGACATCCTGTTGCTGCACCCGTTCGAGTCATTCACCCCAGTGGTCGACCTGCTGCGCCAGGCTGCCAAGGACCCGCATGTATTGGCGGTCCGTCAGACCCTGTACCGCTCCGGCGCCAACTCGGAGATCGTTGATGCGCTGGTCGATGCTGCGCGTAACGGCAAGGAAGTCACCGCGGTGATCGAATTGCGCGCGCGGTTCGATGAAGAGTCCAACCTGCAACTGGCCAGCCGTCTGCAAGCGGCCGGTGCGGTGGTGATTTACGGCGTGGTCGGCTTCAAGACCCACGCCAAGATGATGCTGATCTTGCGTCGCGAGGCCGGCGAGATTGTCCGTTACGCCCACTTGGGGACCGGCAACTACCACGCGGCCAACGCCCGTCTGTACACCGACTACAGCCTGCTGACGTCCGACGATGCCTTGTGCGAAGACGTCGGCAAATTGTTCAGCCAGTTGATCGGCATGGGCAAAACCCTGCGCATGAAGAAGCTGCTGCACGCGCCGTTCACGCTGAAGAAGGGCATGCTCGACATGATTGCCCGGGAGACCCAGTTCGCCCTCGACGGCAAACCGGCGCACATCATCGCCAAGTTCAACTCGCTGACCGATCCGAAGATCATTCGCGCGCTGTACAAGGCCAGTCAGTCCGGGGTGCGTATCGATCTGGTGGTGCGCGGCATGTGCTGCCTGCGTCCGGGCATCGCCGGGGTTTCGCATAACATCCACGTGCGCTCGATCATCGGGCGTTTCCTGGAGCACACCCGGGTCTTCTACTTCCTCAATGGCGGCGAAGAGCAGATGTTCCTGTCCAGCGCCGACTGGATGGAGCGCAACCTCGACAAGCGCGTCGAGACTTGCTTCCCGGTCGAGGGCAAGAAGCTGATCTTGCGGGTCAAGAAAGAGCTGGAGCTTTATCTCACCGATAACACCCACAGCTGGAGCTTGCAGGCGGACGGCCGTTACATCCGCAACACGCCGACGGGTAACCAGAATCCGCGCAGCGCCCAGGCGACTTTGCTGGAGCGTTTGGGCAGTCCGATTCTGACGGTTCGTTAA
- the hemB gene encoding porphobilinogen synthase produces the protein MSFTPANRLFPATRLRRNRRDDFSRRLVRENVLTVDDLILPVFVLDGENRREAVASMPGVERLTIDLLLEEAAKWVELGIPALALFPVTPPELKSLDAAEAWNPNGIAQRATRALRAQFPELGVITDVALDPFTTHGQDGILDEEGYVQNDITVDALVKQALSHAEAGAQVVAPSDMMDGRIQAIREALELADHVNVRIMAYSAKYASAYYGPFRDAVGSALNLGKANKASYQMDPANSNEALHEVAADLSEGADMVMVKPGMPYLDILYRVKEEFKVPTFVYQVSGEYAMHMAAIQNGWLSEGVILESLTAFKRAGADGILTYFAVRAAQLLREQK, from the coding sequence GTGAGCTTTACCCCCGCCAACCGTTTGTTTCCTGCAACCCGCCTGCGTCGCAACCGCCGTGATGATTTCTCGCGTCGACTGGTCCGTGAAAACGTTCTGACCGTCGACGATCTGATCCTGCCGGTGTTCGTGCTGGACGGTGAAAACCGTCGCGAAGCGGTGGCGTCGATGCCAGGTGTCGAGCGCCTGACCATCGATCTGTTGCTTGAAGAAGCGGCCAAGTGGGTCGAACTGGGGATTCCGGCATTGGCGTTATTCCCGGTGACGCCGCCGGAGCTCAAGTCTCTGGACGCCGCCGAAGCCTGGAACCCCAACGGCATTGCCCAGCGCGCCACCCGCGCATTGCGGGCGCAGTTCCCTGAGCTGGGCGTGATCACCGATGTCGCCCTGGACCCGTTCACCACCCATGGTCAGGACGGTATTCTCGACGAAGAAGGCTACGTGCAGAACGACATCACCGTCGACGCACTGGTCAAGCAGGCGTTGTCCCACGCCGAAGCCGGCGCTCAGGTGGTGGCCCCGTCGGACATGATGGACGGCCGCATCCAGGCGATCCGCGAAGCGCTTGAACTGGCCGATCACGTCAACGTGCGGATCATGGCTTACTCGGCGAAGTACGCCAGCGCCTATTACGGCCCGTTCCGCGATGCGGTCGGTTCGGCGCTGAACCTGGGCAAGGCCAACAAGGCCTCCTATCAGATGGACCCGGCCAACAGCAACGAAGCCCTGCACGAAGTGGCGGCGGACTTGTCAGAAGGCGCGGACATGGTCATGGTCAAGCCAGGCATGCCGTATCTGGACATCCTCTACCGGGTCAAAGAAGAATTTAAAGTGCCGACCTTTGTTTATCAGGTCAGCGGTGAATATGCCATGCACATGGCGGCAATCCAGAATGGCTGGTTGAGCGAAGGGGTTATCCTCGAATCCCTGACCGCTTTTAAACGTGCAGGCGCTGATGGCATCCTGACTTACTTTGCCGTCCGTGCTGCTCAATTGTTACGAGAGCAAAAATAG
- a CDS encoding DedA family protein, with the protein MLQQFLQEFGYFALFLGTFFEGETILVLAGFLAFRGYMDLKLVMIVAFLGSYAGDQLWYFLGRKHGRKLLARKPRWQLMGDRALEHIRRHPDIWVLSFRFVYGLRTVMPVAIGLSGYPPGRYLLLNGIGAAIWAAALAAAAYHFGAVLEGMLGSVKKYELWVLGALLILGFFLWLRRRLKNARLAKKIYADEQAELAKSAETKTPAE; encoded by the coding sequence ATGCTCCAACAATTTCTTCAGGAATTCGGCTACTTCGCCCTTTTTCTCGGCACGTTTTTCGAAGGCGAAACCATTCTGGTGCTCGCAGGCTTCCTCGCGTTCCGCGGATACATGGACCTCAAATTGGTCATGATCGTGGCGTTCCTCGGCAGTTATGCCGGTGATCAGCTGTGGTATTTCCTGGGGCGCAAGCACGGCCGCAAGTTGCTGGCACGCAAACCGCGCTGGCAATTGATGGGTGACCGGGCTCTGGAACACATCCGCAGGCACCCGGACATCTGGGTACTGAGCTTCCGCTTTGTCTATGGCCTGCGCACGGTGATGCCGGTAGCGATCGGCTTGTCGGGCTATCCGCCGGGACGCTATCTGTTGCTCAACGGGATTGGTGCCGCGATCTGGGCCGCCGCGCTGGCTGCTGCCGCCTATCACTTTGGTGCGGTGCTCGAAGGCATGCTCGGCAGCGTCAAGAAGTACGAGCTGTGGGTGCTTGGCGCCCTGCTGATACTGGGCTTTTTCCTGTGGTTGCGCCGACGCCTCAAGAACGCCCGTCTGGCGAAGAAGATCTACGCCGACGAGCAGGCTGAACTGGCCAAATCTGCCGAGACTAAGACGCCAGCCGAGTGA